The genome window AGGGCACCGACCTGCTGCTGCTGGACGAGCCGACCACCTATCTGGACCTGGCGCATGCGATCGACGTGCTCGACCTGGTGGACGACCTGCACGAGTCGGGGTGCACCGTGGTCATGGTGCTGCACGACCTCAATCTGGCCACGCGCTACAGCGACAACCTCGTCGTGATGCGGGAGGGATCCGTCCTGGCGCAGGGGCACCCGCGCGACGTGATCACCGCCGAGTTGCTGCGGGAGGCGTTCGGGCTGCACGCCATGGTGATCGACGACCCGGTGGGCGATCGGCCGCTCATCGTGCCGATCGGCCGTACGCACGTCCGGCTCGACCCGTAGCCCCTTGTGGCGTGCGGGCGCGGGCGAGAGCCCAACTCGTGCCCGACGGAGGGCGATTCGGGAGTTAGGCTAGGCTAGCCTCACTTATGCAGGATAAGGTTTGGCTGCCCTTACACAGAGGTGCAGTGGACAGTGTGAAAGCAAGGGATTCCGGATGCTTCTCCATCGAACGACGCGCGTGAGGTCCTGGCGGCGGGTGGCGGGGATACTGTCCGCCGCGACCCTGGGCGTCGGCCTCCTCGCGGGATGCGGTTCCGACTCGGCGGACAAGAAGGGCGACGACGCCCCGGCCGCCGCCGCGGGCGCGTTCCCGGTCACCGTGGAGCACGCATTCGGATCCACGGAGATCACCAAGGCTCCCCGGCGCGTCGTCTCGGTGGGCTACACGGACGACCAGGCGATCCTGGCGCTCGGCATCAAGCCGGTCGGCATGGTCGACCAGTACCCGAACCCGGCGGGCAAGTCCCCCGACATCAACACCCAGTGGCCCTGGGTCAAGGACAAGTGGGGCGACACCCGCCCCGAGGTCATCATGAACAACGGTGACTCGGGCCCCAATTACGAGAAGATCGCCTCCCTGAGGCCGGACCTGATCATCGCGGTCTACTCCGAGATCGACCAGGCCGCCTACGAGAAGCTCTCCAAGATCGCCCCGACGGTGGGCCGCACCAAGGGCGAGAAGGAGCCCTTCAGCG of Streptomyces sp. NBC_01363 contains these proteins:
- a CDS encoding iron-siderophore ABC transporter substrate-binding protein is translated as MLLHRTTRVRSWRRVAGILSAATLGVGLLAGCGSDSADKKGDDAPAAAAGAFPVTVEHAFGSTEITKAPRRVVSVGYTDDQAILALGIKPVGMVDQYPNPAGKSPDINTQWPWVKDKWGDTRPEVIMNNGDSGPNYEKIASLRPDLIIAVYSEIDQAAYEKLSKIAPTVGRTKGEKEPFSAPWQDNALHIAKALGKENEGTELVQGIQGKLDAAKKAHPEFADQTAVVLSWYKDSVGPFTSTDVRGRLVTGTGFKYQTKIDTIADGKFFTVLSPERIDLVDVDRIFVINDKADTEALKKFKLFANLSAVKNGKVSYLLDSEGPAVGAAMSQGTLLSLPYAIDELVKSVD